The Raphanus sativus cultivar WK10039 chromosome 2, ASM80110v3, whole genome shotgun sequence genome includes a region encoding these proteins:
- the LOC130504121 gene encoding probable protein phosphatase 2C 60, whose protein sequence is MGIYLSSPKTDKLSEDGENDKLRYGLSSMQGWRAHMEDAHAAILDLDDNTSFLGVYDGHGGKVVSKFCAKYLHQQVLSDEAYAAGDVGTSLQKAFFRMDEMMQGQRGWRELAILGDKINKFSGMIEGVIWSPRSGDSANRPDAWAFEDGPHSDFTGPNSGSTACVAVIRHKQLFVANAGDSRCVISRKGQAYNLSRDHKPDLEAERERILKAGGFIHAGRVNGSLNLARAIGDMEFKQNKFLPTEKQIVTASPDVNTVELCDDDDFLVLACDGIWDCMTSQQLVDFIHEQMNTETKLSVVCEKVLDRCLAPNTAGGEGCDNMTMILVQFKKPVQSTKAKPSQAEASSHNEP, encoded by the exons ATGGGAATATACCTAAGTTCACCCAAAACAGATAAGTTGTCAGAAGATGGAGAGAATGATAAACTTAGATATGGTTTGTCCTCTATGCAAGGTTGGCGTGCCCACATGGAAGATGCT CATGCTGCAATTCTTGATCTGGATGATAACACTTCCTTCTTGGGTGTCTATGATGGCCATGGAg GTAAAGTTGTTTCAAAGTTCTGTGCCAAGTATCTACACCAGCAGGTTCTCAGTGATGAGGCATATGCTGCTGGAGATGTAGGGACTTCTCTTCAAAAGGCTTTTTTCAG AATGGATGAGATGATGCAAGGGCAGAGAGGATGGCGAGAACTGGCGATACTAGGTGACAAGATCAATAAGTTCAGCGGAATGATTGAAGGGGTTATATGGTCACCAAGAAGCGGAGACAGCGCTAATAGACCTGATGCTTGGGCTTTTGAGGAT GGGCCTCATTCTGATTTTACTGGACCTAATTCTGGTAGCACAGCATGTGTGGCTGTTATTAGACACAAGCAGCTATTTGTTGCAAATGCTGGTGACTCACGTTGTGTCATATCCAGAAAGGGTCAG gcTTACAATCTTTCTAGAGATCACAAACCAGATCTTGAAGCTGAGAGAGAAAGGATATTGAAAGCTGGTGGGTTTATTCACGCTGGTCGTGTCAATGGAAGCTTGAACCTAGCAAGAGCTATCG GTGACATGGAATTCAAGCAGAATAAGTTTTTGCCAACTGAAAAGCAAATCGTTACCGCCAGTCCTGATGTAAACACT GTTGAACtctgtgatgatgatgatttccTTGTTCTTGCCTGCGATGGAATTTg GGACTGCATGACAAGCCAACAACTCGTTGATTTTATACATGAACAGATGAATACG GAAACCAAACTCTCAGTGGTATGTGAAAAAGTTCTAGATAGATGCTTGGCTCCAAACACAGCAGGTGGTGAAGGCTGTGATAACATGACCATGATCTTGGTTCAGTTCAAGAAGCCTGTTCAGTCCACGAAAGCAAAACCTAGCCAAGCTGAAGCATCAAGCCACAATGAGCCTTAG